A region of Chelonoidis abingdonii isolate Lonesome George chromosome 8, CheloAbing_2.0, whole genome shotgun sequence DNA encodes the following proteins:
- the TAF9B gene encoding transcription initiation factor TFIID subunit 9B → MEQSKMASPKSAPKDAQVMAQILKDMGITEYEPRVINQMLEFAYRYVTTILEDAKIYSSHAKKSSVDADDVRLAIQCRTDQSFTSPPPRDFLLDIARQKNQTPLPLIKPYSGPRLPPDRYCLTAPNYRLKSLQKKVSSSAGRITVPRLSVGAVSRPSTPTLGTPSAQTVAVSTKVGTPVSLTGQRFTVQIPSSQTTVKSATPTTPTVQNVLINPSLIGSKNILITTNMISQNAATEANPLKRKHEDDDDYDNL, encoded by the exons ATGGAGCAAAGCAAGATGGCGTCCCCCAAGAGCGCGCCTAAGGATGCTCAG GttatggcccagatcctgaagGACATGGGGATCACGGAGTATGAACCCCGGGTTATCAATCAGATGTTGGAATTCGCGTACA GGTATGTGACTACTATATTGGAAGATGCAAAAATTTACTCAAGTCACGCTAAGAAGTCCAGTGTTGATGCAGATGATGTGAGACTAGCAATCCAGTGTCGAACAGACCAGTCAtttacctctcctcccccaagagAT TTTTTGCTAGATATTGCAAGACAAAAGAATCAGACCCCACTGCCACTGATAAAGCCGTATTCTGGTCCCAGACTACCACCTGATAGATACTGTTTAACAGCTCCAAATTACAGACTTAAGTCCTTGCAAAAAAAG GTCTCTTCCTCTGCGGGAAGAATAACAGTACCCCGACTAAGTGTTGGTGCTGTAAGTAGACCTAGTACGCCTACCTTAG GAACTCCTTCAGCACAAACAGTAGCTGTTTCAACAAAAGTTGGCACTCCGGTATCACTGACAGGTCAAAGGTTTACTGTACAAATCCCATCCTCTCAGACAACAGTCAAATCAG CAACGCCTACTACCCCTACAGTTCAGAATGTTCTGATTAATCCTTCATTAATTGGATCAAAAAACATTCTGATTACTACAAATATGATATCACAGAATGCAGCCACTGAGGCAAATCCATTGAAAAGGAAGCATGAAGATGATGACGATTATGATAATTTATAA